A genomic region of Devosia ginsengisoli contains the following coding sequences:
- a CDS encoding DUF2442 domain-containing protein, whose protein sequence is MTAANSRCPSNGSPRLRDASDTDRSNWRLIGRGEGINWPAIDEDISVRGLLAGHRQTRAA, encoded by the coding sequence ATGACGGCCGCCAACTCTCGGTGCCCGTCGAATGGTTCCCCCCGCCTGCGTGACGCATCGGATACTGACCGCTCCAACTGGCGCCTGATCGGTCGCGGCGAAGGCATAAACTGGCCCGCCATCGACGAAGACATTTCGGTACGCGGCCTGCTCGCAGGCCATCGCCAGACCCGCGCCGCCTAA
- a CDS encoding DUF2442 domain-containing protein, producing the protein MTTLTLQTEPLAVDVAVTATVLRVILDDGRQLSVPVEWFPPPA; encoded by the coding sequence ATGACCACTTTGACGCTGCAGACTGAACCGCTTGCCGTTGACGTCGCCGTCACGGCCACGGTCTTGCGCGTCATCCTTGATGACGGCCGCCAACTCTCGGTGCCCGTCGAATGGTTCCCCCCGCCTGCGTGA